One window of the Klebsiella sp. WP3-W18-ESBL-02 genome contains the following:
- the hycA gene encoding formate hydrogenlyase regulator HycA, with the protein MTIWEISEKADYIADRHRRHQDQWRVYCNALVQGITLSKARLHHAMNCAPDKELSFVLFKHFIVSVTLADNFNSHTVEYYVETRDGLNKECVARAELSDSGFIDGTVNIRDREQVLEHYLDKISPVYDTLYAALESDSPVSFDKLAQDPHRASIA; encoded by the coding sequence ATGACTATTTGGGAAATTAGCGAGAAGGCCGATTACATCGCCGATCGTCACCGCCGCCATCAGGATCAATGGCGTGTGTACTGTAACGCTCTGGTTCAAGGGATCACGTTGTCAAAAGCGCGTCTGCATCATGCAATGAACTGCGCACCGGATAAAGAGCTGAGCTTCGTGCTGTTCAAGCATTTCATCGTCTCCGTTACGCTGGCTGACAACTTTAACAGCCACACCGTTGAGTACTACGTGGAAACGCGAGATGGCCTGAATAAAGAATGCGTTGCGCGCGCTGAGCTGAGCGACAGCGGCTTTATCGACGGTACGGTCAACATCCGCGATCGCGAGCAGGTGCTGGAACACTATCTGGACAAAATCTCGCCGGTATACGACACCCTGTATGCCGCGCTGGAGAGCGACAGCCCGGTGAGTTTCGACAAACTGGCGCAGGACCCTCATCGGGCATCCATCGCCTGA
- a CDS encoding 4Fe-4S dicluster domain-containing protein — protein MNRFVIADSTVCIGCRTCEAACAETHRQHGLQSMPRLRVMLNEKESAPQMCHHCEDAPCAGVCPVNAITRVDGAVQLNESLCVSCKLCGIACPFGAIEFSGSRPLDIPANANTPKALPAPPAPARVSTLLDWVPGVRAIAVKCDLCQFDEQGPACVRTCPTKALHLVNNMDIARASKRKRELTFHTDLGDLSLFQAQQGEVK, from the coding sequence GTGAATCGTTTTGTAATTGCTGACTCTACCGTTTGTATTGGTTGCCGCACCTGTGAAGCGGCCTGTGCGGAAACGCACCGCCAGCACGGCCTGCAATCCATGCCGCGGCTCAGAGTCATGCTCAATGAAAAAGAATCCGCGCCGCAGATGTGTCACCACTGCGAAGACGCGCCGTGCGCTGGCGTTTGTCCGGTGAATGCTATTACCCGCGTAGACGGAGCCGTTCAGCTGAATGAAAGCCTCTGCGTGAGCTGCAAACTGTGTGGTATTGCCTGCCCGTTTGGCGCCATTGAATTTTCCGGCAGCCGTCCGCTGGATATCCCGGCCAACGCCAATACGCCAAAAGCGCTACCGGCTCCGCCGGCGCCGGCTCGCGTCAGTACGTTACTGGACTGGGTGCCGGGCGTTCGCGCCATCGCGGTGAAGTGCGATCTGTGCCAGTTCGATGAACAGGGCCCGGCCTGCGTACGCACCTGCCCAACGAAAGCGCTGCATCTGGTCAATAACATGGACATCGCCCGCGCCAGCAAACGCAAGCGTGAGCTGACCTTCCACACTGATTTGGGCGATCTTTCGCTGTTTCAGGCGCAACAAGGAGAGGTGAAATGA